Proteins encoded in a region of the Pseudomonas sp. GOM7 genome:
- a CDS encoding VOC family protein, translated as MALAPFHLAIPVHDLAAARHFYRELFGCAEGRSSAHWVDFDFFGHQLVIHEAPKMAYQEAAASNPVDGHDVPVPHFGVVLAWDDWQALAERLRSRGTKFVIEPYVRFQGQVGEQATLFLLDPCGNALEFKAFKDIGQLFAK; from the coding sequence ATGGCCCTTGCACCCTTTCACCTGGCGATTCCCGTTCATGACCTGGCCGCCGCGCGGCACTTCTACCGCGAGCTGTTCGGCTGCGCCGAAGGCCGCAGCAGTGCGCATTGGGTGGATTTCGATTTCTTCGGCCACCAGTTGGTGATCCACGAGGCGCCGAAGATGGCCTATCAGGAGGCGGCCGCGAGCAACCCGGTGGACGGCCACGACGTGCCGGTGCCACATTTCGGCGTGGTACTGGCCTGGGACGACTGGCAAGCGCTGGCCGAGCGCCTGCGCAGCCGTGGGACGAAGTTCGTCATCGAGCCTTACGTACGCTTCCAGGGGCAAGTCGGCGAACAGGCCACCCTGTTCCTCCTTGACCCTTGCGGCAATGCCCTGGAGTTCAAGGCATTCAAGGACATCGGCCAGTTGTTCGCCAAGTGA
- a CDS encoding LysR family transcriptional regulator, with amino-acid sequence MLRELKTFITVARLGTFAAAGQQVGLTQSAVSAQMRVLEQHLGVRLFDRSGRAAVLNAAGRHALPLAEQMLALYAQMALPQAADQWQGELRVGAIATLQTGLLAEALPRFRQLAPLVELKLVPGVSLQLFSQLDAGELDLALLIKPPFALPKEVLEVPLAREPFVLIAPLHVKGDEPLQLLAEQPFVRYDRTSFGGRQVTRFLREQRLNVREALELDEVEAIVRLVENGMGVALVPRAGLWLQRPTRVRVIELGELSFHRELVALVRRAQRQPALDCLLHCLDATN; translated from the coding sequence ATGCTGCGCGAACTGAAAACCTTCATCACCGTCGCCCGCCTGGGCACCTTCGCCGCCGCCGGCCAGCAGGTGGGGCTGACGCAATCGGCGGTCAGTGCGCAGATGCGCGTGCTCGAGCAGCACCTCGGTGTGCGCCTGTTCGACCGCAGCGGCCGCGCTGCCGTGCTCAATGCAGCGGGGCGCCATGCGTTGCCGCTGGCCGAGCAGATGCTCGCACTGTACGCGCAGATGGCGCTGCCACAGGCAGCCGATCAGTGGCAGGGCGAGCTGCGTGTCGGCGCCATCGCCACCTTGCAGACCGGCTTGCTGGCTGAGGCGCTGCCGCGTTTTCGCCAGCTCGCGCCGCTGGTCGAGCTGAAACTGGTGCCAGGAGTATCGCTGCAATTGTTCAGCCAACTGGATGCCGGCGAACTGGATCTGGCCTTGCTGATCAAGCCGCCTTTCGCCCTGCCCAAGGAGGTGCTGGAAGTGCCCCTGGCGCGCGAGCCCTTCGTGCTGATCGCGCCCTTGCACGTGAAGGGGGACGAGCCGCTGCAACTGCTCGCCGAGCAGCCCTTCGTGCGTTACGACCGCACCTCCTTCGGCGGGCGCCAGGTGACCCGCTTTCTCCGCGAGCAGCGCCTGAACGTGCGCGAGGCCCTGGAGCTGGACGAAGTGGAGGCCATCGTGCGCCTGGTGGAGAACGGCATGGGCGTGGCCTTGGTGCCGCGCGCTGGCCTGTGGTTGCAGCGGCCGACGCGCGTGCGGGTGATCGAGCTGGGCGAGCTGAGCTTTCATCGCGAGCTGGTGGCCCTGGTGCGCCGGGCGCAGCGTCAGCCCGCACTGGATTGTCTGCTGCACTGTCTTGATGCGACGAATTGA
- a CDS encoding heme acquisition protein HasA, giving the protein MSVSVTYDPIFGSSTIDDYLAFWTSGFATAGHGQSNTGGFSNGTFSGDQYATHGANGSDYAFIADSDTSNGLHYVFNPLLPASSNQNHYLYGELDNVSLGEVLGGGSGSDFTLSNYVVTFSGLDLSAAYGAGRAGNEVHETIYGLMQGNTAPLESVLDELFAAYGVSTDDTFDVVAAALAAGPLSSSSAETVGVAELADDLAMAA; this is encoded by the coding sequence ATGAGCGTTTCCGTTACCTACGACCCGATTTTCGGCAGCTCCACCATCGACGATTACCTGGCCTTCTGGACGAGCGGCTTCGCCACTGCCGGCCATGGTCAGAGCAACACCGGTGGTTTCAGCAACGGCACATTCAGTGGCGACCAGTACGCCACCCACGGCGCCAATGGCTCGGACTACGCCTTCATCGCCGACAGCGACACCAGCAATGGCCTGCACTACGTGTTCAACCCGCTGTTGCCGGCCAGCAGCAACCAGAACCACTACCTCTACGGGGAACTGGACAACGTCTCCCTGGGCGAGGTGCTTGGCGGTGGTTCGGGCAGCGATTTCACCCTGAGCAACTACGTGGTCACCTTCAGCGGTCTGGATCTGTCCGCCGCTTACGGTGCTGGCCGTGCCGGCAACGAAGTGCACGAAACCATCTATGGCCTGATGCAGGGCAACACCGCGCCGCTGGAATCGGTGCTGGACGAGCTGTTCGCCGCCTATGGCGTGTCCACCGACGACACCTTCGACGTGGTCGCCGCCGCCCTGGCTGCCGGCCCGCTGAGCAGCAGCTCGGCCGAGACGGTCGGCGTAGCGGAGCTGGCCGACGACCTGGCCATGGCGGCCTGA
- a CDS encoding TonB-dependent receptor — protein MAMNGLAFAAQPAAEAASTQHQLVAFDIAAQPLDRAALAFAEQAGVQVFFDSARLQDLASTPLKGRYSLDEGLRRLLGSAPVDYRFDGAQQVTLIRRGVGAEQALQLQPTNVQSQWLSERQETYLKPRSVAVIDREQIDRRPPRHAADMLEETSGVYTAVNQRDPGLSVNIRGVQDYGRVNMNVDGMRQNFSVNGHQQRNGVMFVDPEFISSVEIYKGTSAGMGGAGVLGGIASFNSVEAREFLGEGKEYGGRLRGGHGIGELGNGTYFNGSALFAFGNEIGDVLLGVSERHFGDYRAGTQDKDNLGSEIRIRTIAPRAWEDWLESEVGEMDSVTRSRLFKLGLNLPTDQRLQLSYMEYDTDSKDAWAYIADDNQSTYYRRQGTSDVIARNTALDYSYSPDNDLIDFKAKLYYVSTRQDRWNAGSAASPGSGNWYPDYSDKYRTDTWGLQLQNTSRFYLGDAHQFAFTYGSELFRDSFKPSTARTPSTNETAYPYIKGATPEGERTLASLFGQVIYDYEQWLTLDAGLRYDRYRLEGDTGLTGWMLPEGQFTASNNVERSLVYDVDREEGRFSPTLGLAIKPGVDWLQLYTRWGKGWRPPAVTEAFMSGRPHGGGNEMVYPNPFLEAERSYNWEAGFNVFKESLLRDGDRLGIKVAYFDTRIDDFSFMDINVSVPGATVGGTALGRSAYQNNLKQTRFRGVEYNLDYDAGDYYAQLSYTHMIGSNEFCSKDFYLGGAQKRVQVGTVTTFIRVGTRLIPVRRPLYEAQPNEALNEQVSCNHIMGNAAYMPADRGSLTLGMRFLDRRLDLGARLRYSAGNGENLDNHSYSQIDQALWPQYKVYDLYASYWMTSSLNLALSMENVTDQAYFVAMGDANNLSLARGRTLTGMLEYRF, from the coding sequence ATGGCCATGAACGGCCTTGCCTTCGCTGCCCAGCCGGCAGCCGAGGCGGCCAGCACCCAGCATCAACTGGTGGCCTTCGATATCGCCGCCCAGCCGCTGGATCGCGCCGCCCTGGCCTTCGCCGAGCAGGCCGGGGTGCAGGTGTTCTTCGACAGCGCGCGCCTGCAGGACTTGGCCAGCACGCCGCTGAAAGGGCGCTACTCGCTCGATGAGGGCCTCCGCCGCCTGCTCGGCAGCGCGCCGGTGGACTACCGCTTCGACGGCGCGCAGCAGGTTACCCTGATCCGCCGGGGCGTGGGCGCCGAGCAGGCATTGCAGTTGCAACCCACCAACGTGCAGAGCCAGTGGCTCAGCGAACGCCAGGAAACCTACCTCAAGCCGCGCTCGGTGGCGGTGATCGACCGCGAGCAGATCGACCGGCGCCCGCCCCGGCATGCCGCCGACATGCTCGAGGAAACCTCCGGCGTCTACACCGCCGTCAACCAGCGCGACCCTGGCCTGTCGGTGAACATCCGCGGCGTGCAGGACTATGGCCGGGTCAACATGAACGTCGACGGCATGCGCCAGAACTTCAGCGTCAACGGCCACCAGCAGCGTAACGGGGTGATGTTCGTCGATCCCGAATTCATCTCCAGCGTGGAGATCTACAAGGGTACCAGCGCCGGCATGGGCGGCGCCGGGGTGCTGGGCGGCATCGCTTCGTTCAACTCGGTCGAGGCGCGCGAGTTCCTCGGCGAGGGCAAGGAATACGGTGGGCGTCTGCGCGGCGGGCATGGCATCGGCGAACTGGGCAATGGCACCTACTTCAACGGCAGCGCCCTGTTCGCCTTCGGCAACGAGATAGGCGACGTGCTGCTGGGCGTCAGCGAGCGTCACTTCGGTGACTATCGCGCCGGTACCCAGGACAAGGACAACCTCGGCAGCGAGATCCGCATTCGCACTATCGCGCCGCGCGCCTGGGAGGACTGGCTGGAGTCCGAGGTGGGGGAAATGGACAGCGTGACCCGCTCGCGCCTGTTCAAGCTGGGCTTGAATCTGCCGACGGATCAGCGCCTGCAACTGAGTTACATGGAGTACGACACCGACAGCAAGGATGCCTGGGCCTATATCGCTGATGACAACCAGAGCACCTATTACCGCCGCCAGGGCACCAGCGACGTGATCGCCCGCAACACCGCGCTGGACTATAGCTACAGCCCCGACAACGACCTGATCGATTTCAAGGCCAAGCTCTATTACGTCAGCACCCGCCAGGATCGCTGGAATGCCGGCAGCGCGGCCAGCCCGGGCAGCGGCAACTGGTACCCCGACTACAGCGACAAGTACCGTACCGATACCTGGGGCCTGCAACTGCAGAACACCTCACGCTTCTACCTGGGCGACGCGCACCAGTTCGCCTTCACCTATGGCAGCGAACTGTTCCGCGACAGCTTCAAGCCCTCGACCGCACGTACCCCCTCGACCAACGAAACGGCCTACCCCTATATCAAGGGCGCCACGCCGGAGGGCGAGCGCACCCTGGCCAGCCTGTTCGGCCAGGTGATCTACGACTACGAGCAGTGGCTGACGCTTGATGCCGGGCTGCGCTACGACCGCTATCGCCTGGAGGGCGACACGGGCCTTACGGGGTGGATGCTGCCCGAGGGCCAGTTCACCGCCAGCAACAATGTGGAGCGCTCGCTGGTCTATGACGTGGATCGTGAAGAGGGACGTTTTTCGCCGACCCTGGGCCTCGCGATCAAACCGGGGGTGGACTGGCTGCAGCTCTACACCCGTTGGGGCAAGGGCTGGCGTCCACCGGCTGTGACCGAGGCCTTCATGTCTGGCCGCCCTCATGGCGGCGGTAACGAGATGGTCTATCCCAACCCCTTCCTCGAAGCGGAGCGCTCGTACAACTGGGAGGCCGGCTTCAACGTCTTCAAGGAATCCTTGCTGCGTGACGGCGACCGCCTGGGTATCAAGGTGGCCTATTTCGATACCCGTATCGACGATTTCTCCTTCATGGATATCAACGTCAGCGTGCCGGGAGCTACGGTGGGCGGCACGGCCCTTGGCCGCTCGGCCTACCAGAACAACCTGAAGCAGACGCGCTTTCGCGGTGTCGAGTACAACCTCGATTACGACGCCGGTGACTACTACGCGCAGCTCAGCTACACCCACATGATCGGCAGCAACGAGTTCTGCTCGAAGGACTTCTACCTGGGCGGGGCGCAGAAGCGTGTGCAGGTGGGCACCGTCACCACCTTCATCCGCGTCGGGACGCGCCTGATTCCGGTGCGGCGGCCCCTCTACGAGGCGCAGCCCAACGAGGCGCTGAACGAGCAGGTTTCCTGCAATCACATCATGGGCAATGCCGCCTACATGCCGGCTGATCGCGGCTCGCTGACCCTGGGCATGCGCTTTCTCGACAGACGCCTGGATCTGGGCGCGCGCCTGCGTTACAGCGCCGGCAATGGCGAGAACCTCGACAACCACTCCTACTCGCAGATCGATCAGGCGCTCTGGCCGCAGTACAAGGTCTACGACCTCTACGCCAGTTACTGGATGACCAGCAGCCTGAACCTGGCGCTGTCGATGGAGAACGTCACCGACCAGGCCTACTTCGTCGCCATGGGCGATGCCAACAACCTGTCCCTGGCCCGTGGCCGCACCCTCACCGGGATGCTCGAGTATCGCTTCTGA
- a CDS encoding FecR family protein encodes MSQEPQQRSVREVAAEWAVLLADAPLDDAQRQALQQWLQADAGHVEALAVAQRTWAALGRLPATPPMVAVAPGRRARPRRPARLRRWGAAACLALLLGGLGLGQSERLLLPLLADQRTAAGEVRSLTLEDGSEVTLDGASAIRLDYSSGQRRVELLAGAAIFQVAPQADRPFVVAAAGGSVQALGTRFLVQREADETRVGVLEHAVQVSAMGQQRRLEEGHSLCYDAQGLHDLALDLPRTTSWQRGLLIFDRQPLGQVIERINRYRPGHIFIGDDALAQREVSGVFRLDGLDAALATLTREMHLQHRELLGVSLLY; translated from the coding sequence ATTAGCCAAGAACCACAGCAGCGGAGTGTCCGCGAGGTGGCCGCCGAGTGGGCGGTGCTGCTGGCCGATGCCCCGCTCGACGACGCCCAGCGGCAGGCGCTGCAACAATGGTTGCAGGCCGATGCCGGGCATGTCGAAGCGCTGGCCGTGGCCCAGCGCACCTGGGCCGCTTTGGGTCGCTTACCGGCCACGCCGCCCATGGTTGCCGTTGCGCCCGGCCGGCGCGCTCGACCGCGCCGGCCTGCGCGCCTGCGCCGCTGGGGGGCGGCGGCTTGTCTGGCGCTGCTGCTCGGCGGGTTGGGTCTGGGCCAGAGCGAACGGCTGCTCCTGCCGCTGCTGGCCGATCAGCGCACCGCCGCTGGTGAGGTGCGCAGCCTGACCCTGGAAGATGGCAGCGAAGTGACTCTGGACGGCGCCAGTGCCATCCGCCTGGATTATTCCAGCGGCCAGCGCCGGGTCGAGCTGCTCGCCGGGGCGGCGATCTTCCAGGTCGCGCCGCAGGCCGACCGACCCTTCGTCGTCGCGGCGGCCGGCGGCAGCGTCCAGGCCCTGGGTACGCGCTTTCTGGTGCAGCGCGAAGCGGACGAAACGCGGGTGGGCGTGCTCGAACATGCCGTGCAGGTGAGCGCCATGGGCCAGCAGCGGCGCCTGGAGGAAGGTCACAGCCTGTGCTACGACGCCCAGGGCCTGCATGACCTGGCGCTCGACCTGCCGCGCACCACCAGTTGGCAACGGGGGCTATTGATCTTCGACCGCCAGCCGCTGGGGCAGGTGATCGAACGGATCAACCGGTATCGGCCGGGTCATATCTTCATCGGTGATGATGCGCTGGCGCAGCGTGAGGTCAGTGGGGTTTTCCGCCTTGACGGGCTGGACGCCGCCTTGGCCACCCTGACGCGGGAGATGCATCTGCAGCATCGTGAGTTGCTGGGAGTCAGTCTGCTCTACTGA
- a CDS encoding RNA polymerase sigma factor: MSDLDLKGLFQKHAKALHSFLLSKSRDPHLAADLTQESFLRLAEQRTGERIDNSAAYLYRTASNLLIDHQRQQIRRKTDLLGEDVLHEVEAAGSSLDDITAASQSVERLQRAIAELPPRTQAIFRLNRIDGLTHAQVAQTLGISDSSVQKHLARALAHVMACLDDERA; the protein is encoded by the coding sequence TTGTCGGACTTGGATCTCAAAGGCCTGTTCCAGAAGCACGCCAAGGCCTTGCACAGCTTTCTGTTGAGCAAGAGCCGTGACCCGCACCTGGCTGCCGACCTCACTCAGGAAAGCTTCCTGCGCCTGGCCGAGCAGCGCACCGGCGAGCGCATCGACAATTCGGCGGCCTACCTCTACCGCACCGCCAGCAACCTGCTGATCGACCACCAGCGCCAGCAGATCCGGCGCAAGACCGATCTGCTCGGCGAGGACGTGCTGCATGAGGTCGAGGCCGCCGGCAGCTCGCTGGACGACATCACCGCCGCGTCCCAGAGCGTCGAGCGCCTGCAACGCGCCATCGCCGAGCTGCCGCCACGCACCCAAGCCATCTTCCGCCTCAACCGGATCGACGGCCTGACTCACGCTCAGGTAGCGCAGACCCTGGGAATTTCCGACAGCTCGGTGCAAAAGCACCTGGCCCGTGCCCTGGCGCATGTGATGGCGTGCCTGGACGACGAGCGGGCATGA